The following are encoded in a window of Pseudomonas multiresinivorans genomic DNA:
- a CDS encoding RnfABCDGE type electron transport complex subunit D, translating into MKLPRISSPHATGSNRTQRVMLTLLAACAPGALVLIAMYGVGTLFNLLWCSLLALSTEAVMLKLRDRPLAFFLKDGSALVTAVLLALALPPYSPWWLSAVATVFALIFGKHLYGGLGQNPFNPAMVGYAVVLVSFPQLMSQWPAPDSALGFGEGLRQIFGFASQAPDAWVGATALDVVRNNHSLTMEELLAQSPAFGSVGGRGVELVNLAFLAGGLFLLWRKLFTWHAPVGMLGGLFVMSLLFWNGSGSDSHGSPLLHLFSGATMLGAFFIVTDPVSGATSNRGRLVFGIGVGVLTYVIRAWGGYPDGLAFAVLLMNLAAPTIDAFTRPRTYGHKKPEQGFKAGEQ; encoded by the coding sequence ATGAAGCTGCCGCGCATCAGCTCACCCCACGCCACAGGCAGCAACCGCACGCAAAGGGTCATGCTGACGCTGCTGGCCGCCTGCGCGCCCGGCGCTCTGGTACTGATCGCTATGTATGGTGTGGGCACTCTGTTCAACCTGCTCTGGTGCAGCCTGCTCGCCCTCTCCACCGAGGCCGTGATGCTCAAGCTGCGCGATCGGCCGCTGGCATTCTTCCTCAAGGACGGCAGCGCACTGGTCACCGCCGTGCTGCTCGCCCTGGCCTTGCCGCCATACTCGCCGTGGTGGCTGAGCGCGGTCGCCACGGTGTTCGCGCTGATCTTCGGCAAGCACCTCTACGGCGGCCTCGGGCAGAACCCGTTCAACCCGGCGATGGTCGGCTACGCGGTGGTGCTGGTGTCCTTCCCGCAACTGATGAGCCAGTGGCCGGCGCCGGACAGCGCGCTCGGTTTCGGCGAAGGGTTGCGGCAGATCTTCGGGTTCGCCAGCCAGGCGCCGGATGCCTGGGTTGGCGCCACGGCACTGGACGTGGTGCGCAACAACCACAGCCTGACCATGGAAGAACTCCTGGCTCAGTCCCCGGCATTCGGCAGCGTCGGCGGGCGCGGCGTCGAGCTGGTCAACCTGGCCTTCCTCGCCGGCGGCCTGTTCCTGCTCTGGCGCAAGCTGTTCACCTGGCACGCGCCGGTGGGCATGCTCGGCGGGCTGTTCGTCATGAGCCTGCTGTTCTGGAACGGCTCCGGCTCCGACTCCCACGGCTCACCGCTGCTGCACCTGTTCAGCGGCGCGACCATGCTCGGTGCCTTCTTCATCGTCACCGACCCGGTGTCCGGCGCCACCAGCAACCGTGGCCGGCTGGTGTTCGGCATCGGCGTCGGCGTGCTCACCTACGTGATCCGCGCCTGGGGCGGCTACCCCGACGGCCTGGCCTTCGCCGTGCTGCTGATGAACCTCGCCGCACCGACCATCGACGCCTTCACCCGCCCGCGCACCTACGGGCACAAGAAGCCCGAGCAGGGTTTCAAGGCAGGTGAGCAATGA